From the genome of Nicotiana tabacum cultivar K326 chromosome 2, ASM71507v2, whole genome shotgun sequence:
tttttaaattttattaatttcaagaattttaagataatataaatctatttaaaatatttataaattaaaattcaactatgaataatacgaaaagtatgacatatatcataatatgcaaTTTAGTTGTAACGTCCTTACAACTCAAATATCAAAAATAATGTATTCGATACGAAATCTTATATGTATCTCTTAAGGAgtaatgaatcttgaaagaatttcgatattataatttgatatatttttttaaaatactccttttatttaatatgctttctatttgaaagagaatttatataaaaacataatttacaatttaaatatgattctctagcatcatttatttttaagtttcaacaagttagtaaagtgacacataattcaccatactataccatgataactaattatttgtaaatagttactagctaatactgagctattaaattaataagtattgaATCTTGTAAATGTGAAAAGAAtaatatttaggaaaataattattaaaaaaattatggacaatattatataataaagacataacaaaagttaataaataaatactttttaaatgaaagatttatttaaaatttactatcatacagtcttagtggataacgtgcaataatttttattttaattatgacataaaatactctcaacttaatgatttatgattaagaaaaaagtaattttgaatagtcaacgatttattaagaaaatttgaggatttataaAGTTAGTTACACACAATTGCATAAAGTTCTATTAGGCGAGCCCAGTACGCTGGGCGTTAGGCGTATCCGGGGCGTAAGCCCCCATGGTCGAGGCGTAAGTCTCACGGAACTAAGCTCCACACATAAGCTCAGGGGCATTTTACGAGTGCTCCGCCTCAGGACGAGCCCGGACGAGTCCCAATTCTGTCTTTTAAAACAGACATAGTCGGTGTAAGCAGGTTATCTGTATGTGGTATAAGTATAACATGTGACATATCTTATTCTTAAAATaacaaatttcatattttaagaGCTTACGTGTGGATGACTTGACAAttataaaaaaagtaaaatattacTAACATATATATTACTCAATTAAACTCATAAAATAGAAAAGCCGTCGAAAATCGCATGTTAGATCATTTCCAATATCCAGTTTTATTTTTGTAAAGAACTTTTATTAGTATTCCCTCGATTTCAAATTAGACGAGTTACTTTCCTTTCTGTTCTAaaataaatgacatatttttaaatttataattttaaactcttcattttatcaATTTATCCTTAAtgaaagcttttataaccacaaaaaTATTATGGCCCCACAAAGTTTTTACTCATTATAAgtttcaacaattttttttttcttatattccgtgccgagtcaaaatactcatctaaattgaaacggctAGGAGTAATATTTAGGGAGAGGGGAGGGGAAGGGGGACATAATATTACATAGGTGGGGTTCAAAgttttcctttcattttctttaTACAGACAATTATTGGACATGACTATTGATTCTAACCTGGTGGAACGAAGGAAAGAAAATTGACCTTTTCAATGAAAGGAATTGGTTTTTCCATTTGGTGTCAGCTACTTTGAGGCTTTAAGTTTTCGAAAATCAAAGGCAAGAGTCAGAATCCATGAAAGGGCGACCTTCTTTAGTTTTTTGCTCCATTTTTTTTTCCATCTTAATAATTTCCACAGCATTAGACACGATCACTACAGATAAACCCATTAGAGATGGTGACACAATTGTTTCAGCTGGTGGAGTTTATGAACTTGGATTTTTCAGCCCTGGAAATTCCAAGAATCGCTATGTTGGGATATGGTACAAGAAGATATCACCTAGAACTGTCGTCTGGGTTGCCAACAGAAACATTCCTCTGAATGACACTTCAGGAGTGTTAACACTAAGACCCAATGGAATTCTTGTACTTATCAACAGTTCCAATGCTTCAATTTGGTCATCAAACTCGTCAAGATCCTTAAAGAATGCAGAAGCACGGCTCCTGGACTCTGGGAACCTTGTTGTCAGTGATGGAAATGATAGAGATCCTGAAATTAATTTCGCGTGGCAGAGTTTTGATTATCCAGGTAATACTTTATTACCTGGCATGAAGCTTGGACGTAACTTGGTTACGGGCATGGATTGGTACATATCGTCATGGAAGAGCACCGATGATCCTGCTCCTGGTGAATGTATAGAACGTCTTGATTCTCATGGATACCCGCAATTTTTCGTGTGGAAAAATTCGTCTATAGTATTTAGCACAGGGCCATGGAATGGTATTGCATTTAGTTCTAGTCCTAATATTAAGCCAACTATATATTACACTTTCGGGTTTGTCATTAACCAGCAGGAAATTTACTTCAAATATGAGCTTAATGAGCCCCTGCCCACCAGGATTGTGATCAACCAGGCTGGGACGGTAGATCAACTAACATGGATTGAGCGCAGTCACAGCTGGTTACTCTACGTGGCAACACAATCTGATACTTGTGATCGTTTTTCTTTATGTGGTCCTTATGCTAGTTGCAACATCAATAACTCTCCTCCATGTGACTGTTTACAAGGTTTTGAACCTAGGTATTGCTAAAATATGTGATAATCTCATATAAAAGTAAAGTTTAAGCTATTAAAGAGAGCACACTTTTAGTTACTTATTTATGCCTTCACATGCTCCCTTCTATTTGCTTGATACCATGTTAAGCTATTAGAGAGAGCACActtttaattagttaattatgtCTTCACAGGTATCCTAATCAATGGTATGCAGCGGACTGGTCTAGTGGTTGTGTAAGGAGAACTCCTTTGGCTTGTAACCAAGATGGTTTTCTTAAATTGACGGGTATTAAGATGCCGAATTCTAGACACTCGTGGTATAATCAGAGCATGGACCTTGAAGGATGCAAAAAAATGTGCTTGGCTTATTGCAATTGTACAGCCTACTCAAATCTTGATGTTAGAAATGGCGGAAGTGGATGCTTACTCTGGTTTGGAGAACTCATTGATATTAGAGAGTTGAGCCACATTGAGCAAGACCTGTTCGTGAGAGTCGCTGCTTCAGAATTAGGTAATGACCCTACCCTGTACCATTTTCTCATTTTATTATACAATATAGATTCACAACTCTTTAGAATTGAAGAAACTCTACTATCTTATGTACTTACTTGATTTAAAGTTGATTAGGTGCTTTAATAGTTGGTAATATGTTAATTGATTTGTAAATGATAAAAATGCTTTTATACAACTATGACGACCCTGGTGGTGTTGCTAACTTACTGAAACATAAGAAAATTTTTCTAAGGTTTTATCAACCATTAAATGTCTTATCTACAATTTTTTTCCCTTTGAGGTGCCATACAAGCAGGACCCTTACGCTCTTCTTGTATGGCACTACAATTAGTACACTGATAAATTAGTAGGATTGCTAAGGAGAAGTTTTCTCCCTTGTAAAGGCTTAAGATATGCTAGACGTCAAGGCAGATACAGGATGTCAACAGAGGGTGTGGTTGTCTAAGTCTCGGACTCTTCACTTACAGTTTGGTACCCATGTCGACACAACGTGGGTGTGGGTGTGAATCTATACCGGGTCTGATCACCGATTTTGGGTACTTGGACCAAAATCGAGTGAGAAATTGGGGACAGATctgaaatcaaaacaaaagataagtgaaattttgaagaaaatggaaTACCTTGTACATACATATTTCTATGTCAGTCCTTTTCCTCTTATCACCTTCTCCCCTTGATTAATATTTTTCTCCTTCTTGGAATACCTGCAAGTTTTTCACATAATGTCTCATAatttagaaatatttttataactctatttttagatatttgaattatttttagcagAATACTCGCAACCGTATCCTTAAAAATCCGCACCCGTATTAGACAACCccacccgagtccgagcaacttaggtgGTTGTACACTTCTTCAGCTCTGGCCaaagagagagagtgtgtgtgagagagagagagctggccagagagagtgtgtgtgtgtgtgtatgagagagagagagagagagaattcagACCAAATCTGGCCCAATCACTATAAATATTGGAGTCGCCTCTAACTTGACCTCTTGAAACTTTTGCTGCACAATAACATATTAGCTTCAGAGTAATATTAGATACTACCTGAGATAGTCCGCTGTACTTTGGTCATCTAACAGAAAAGATGTTCTAACTACCAGTACAGCTTGAAATTGGCTACTTTTTCAGTAAGTCCTGCACACTGAAATTCTGAAGGTGCTTCAACTCTCTGTAGAAGCACCATGCAGCCAGGAGAAGCAGCGCGAATGTAGATGAGGAAAGTCCAGTACCCGAAAGCATTACTAGCTTAGGGGAAGAGgttcaataacaaaataaaaataactcaCTGAAACAATTCATACTGATATGGCCAATTCATATGTCAATTGAAGACTGCTTATGGACTATTTCTTGAATAGACTCAGACGGGAATCGGAGGAGAAAGAGGTCAGCCCTGATTGCGATCATTTCAGCAGTGGTAGCAGCTTTTATCCTCAGCTTTGTAGCTTGGTTTTCCTTCCAAAGAAAGAACAGAAGAACAGAAAAATATACTAGAGGTACCTTTGTCTAATATTCTTTATTAGAAAATCTCCATCTAGCTAATATTCTTCACCTTTACCAAAAGATTgggttgctttttttttttttttttttataatctgTTGTATGGAAGAGCTCATTAATATCATGCTCGTGACCGACAAATATATACTGACAGGTGCAGAAGTTGGAAACGAAGATCCCGAGTTGCCATTGTTTGATTTAGTTACTGTTACTAGTGCCACTAAAAACTTCTCTTCTGCTAATGTGATTGGTGAGGGTGGCTTTGGACCAGTTTACAAGGTAAATCAACTTTGATCTTCAACCTCTAGTTAGAAGTGGCACATTTGACTGTTGCTAAAAAACATTGCAGGGTATCCTACCAAATGGACAAGATATAGCAGTAAAGAGGCCATCAAAGTATTCTGGACAAGGCGTTCAAGAGTTAAAAAATGAAATCGTTCTCATTTCCAAGCTGCAGCACAGGAACCTTGTCAAGCTTTTGGGCTGTTGCCTTGAAGGAGAAGAAAGGATGCTAATCTATGAGTTTATGCCAAACACGAGCTTGGACTATTTCATTTTTGGTAATGATTCTTTAACTAAATACTACATTGATAAGTCCTCAATATTTGATAAGTCCTCAATATTCCTGCAAGCCCTCAATAATTAGGCCTACATTGTGCAGATCCAAGCAGAGATCCCTCACTTCCATGGAAGAACCGCTTTGAAATTGCTATGGGAATATCTCGAGGTCTTCTTTATCTTCACCAGGACTCAAGATTTAGAATTATTCATAGAGACCTCAAGACCAGCAACATTTTATTAGATAGTGACTTGAATGCCAAAATTTCTGACTTCGGCCTTGCCAAAAGTTTTGGCGGAGACCAAATGGAAGGAAAAACTAAGAGAGTAATAGGGACATAGTAAGTTCTACAAACCTTCATCATACAATCTTTATTATATTCAATCAGTACATGAACTTAAAATTTGATGAGTTGATGCAGTGGATATATGTCCCCAGAATATGCTGTTGATGGGAAATATTCAGTAAAATCAGATGTATTCAGTATTGGCGTAATCATTCTAGAAATAATTAGTGGCAGAAGGAACAGGAAATTTCGTCATTTGGAACATCATCACAATCTTTTGGGACATGTAAGCAGATACAGCACAAAACTTTGTTTCGTCAGTCACTATTTCTATTGTGCATGCAACTGTATAAATGTGTTCTGTTTGTTACTTTAGGCATGGTTACTTTGGAATGAAGGCAAAGCGTTGGAACTGATGGACGAATGTTTGAAAGAATCATTTTCAGAATCTCAAGTATTGAGATGCATTCAGGTTGGTTTGTTGTGCGTCCAAAAACTGCCAGAGGATA
Proteins encoded in this window:
- the LOC107785043 gene encoding G-type lectin S-receptor-like serine/threonine-protein kinase At4g27290 isoform X2 — translated: MKGRPSLVFCSIFFSILIISTALDTITTDKPIRDGDTIVSAGGVYELGFFSPGNSKNRYVGIWYKKISPRTVVWVANRNIPLNDTSGVLTLRPNGILVLINSSNASIWSSNSSRSLKNAEARLLDSGNLVVSDGNDRDPEINFAWQSFDYPGNTLLPGMKLGRNLVTGMDWYISSWKSTDDPAPGECIERLDSHGYPQFFVWKNSSIVFSTGPWNGIAFSSSPNIKPTIYYTFGFVINQQEIYFKYELNEPLPTRIVINQAGTVDQLTWIERSHSWLLYVATQSDTCDRFSLCGPYASCNINNSPPCDCLQGFEPRYPNQWYAADWSSGCVRRTPLACNQDGFLKLTGIKMPNSRHSWYNQSMDLEGCKKMCLAYCNCTAYSNLDVRNGGSGCLLWFGELIDIRELSHIEQDLFVRVAASELDSDGNRRRKRSALIAIISAVVAAFILSFVAWFSFQRKNRRTEKYTRGAEVGNEDPELPLFDLVTVTSATKNFSSANVIGEGGFGPVYKGILPNGQDIAVKRPSKYSGQGVQELKNEIVLISKLQHRNLVKLLGCCLEGEERMLIYEFMPNTSLDYFIFDPSRDPSLPWKNRFEIAMGISRGLLYLHQDSRFRIIHRDLKTSNILLDSDLNAKISDFGLAKSFGGDQMEGKTKRVIGT
- the LOC107785043 gene encoding G-type lectin S-receptor-like serine/threonine-protein kinase At4g27290 isoform X1, encoding MKGRPSLVFCSIFFSILIISTALDTITTDKPIRDGDTIVSAGGVYELGFFSPGNSKNRYVGIWYKKISPRTVVWVANRNIPLNDTSGVLTLRPNGILVLINSSNASIWSSNSSRSLKNAEARLLDSGNLVVSDGNDRDPEINFAWQSFDYPGNTLLPGMKLGRNLVTGMDWYISSWKSTDDPAPGECIERLDSHGYPQFFVWKNSSIVFSTGPWNGIAFSSSPNIKPTIYYTFGFVINQQEIYFKYELNEPLPTRIVINQAGTVDQLTWIERSHSWLLYVATQSDTCDRFSLCGPYASCNINNSPPCDCLQGFEPRYPNQWYAADWSSGCVRRTPLACNQDGFLKLTGIKMPNSRHSWYNQSMDLEGCKKMCLAYCNCTAYSNLDVRNGGSGCLLWFGELIDIRELSHIEQDLFVRVAASELDSDGNRRRKRSALIAIISAVVAAFILSFVAWFSFQRKNRRTEKYTRGAEVGNEDPELPLFDLVTVTSATKNFSSANVIGEGGFGPVYKGILPNGQDIAVKRPSKYSGQGVQELKNEIVLISKLQHRNLVKLLGCCLEGEERMLIYEFMPNTSLDYFIFDPSRDPSLPWKNRFEIAMGISRGLLYLHQDSRFRIIHRDLKTSNILLDSDLNAKISDFGLAKSFGGDQMEGKTKRVIGTYGYMSPEYAVDGKYSVKSDVFSIGVIILEIISGRRNRKFRHLEHHHNLLGHAWLLWNEGKALELMDECLKESFSESQVLRCIQVGLLCVQKLPEDRPTMASVVFWLGNEGLALPQPKQPGFFIERNSMESTESAEFIS